A region of the Corticium candelabrum chromosome 4, ooCorCand1.1, whole genome shotgun sequence genome:
tatatatatatatatatatatatatatatatatatatatttctgcCGTTTAGTCTGCCGTTTGGTCAATTTACGTCGTTCTTTTGGGTTCTGACAGCATGTCCACCACgtcagatgaagatgaagcaGTTGCTGAGGATAGTGTCGTTGATAAAGACGCCAGTCGTTCTCAACGCGGATGTGGCCGTTCTCTGAACAACGGTCGGTCTTCTTGTGAGCCGTCAGATGGTTGTTCTTGCCCCTTGTGTTATTGCTCATACTCCAACAGTAACTCGCTTTGGCAGCATATCAATCTGGAGCACATCTCGCGCTCTCATTTTCCCGCTGTGTCGTTTCTGTCTGCTCACGGGCGTCGTCTTTGTTCTGTTTGCGGCTTTGCCTATTCTGCACATTGGAAGATCTGCCGACGTTCTCAAGGCTCTGGTCGCGCAAGATGTGGTGGTGTGATGGTTgatccgtcttcttcgtcgTGGTTTTCTAAGATGGCGTTAGAATATGAACAGGAAGGTGTGGACGCAGTTCTTCTTGATTCTGCTCATCCTGAAGATGTTCCTGGTGTGTCAAATGCTTCTATATCTGGTCCTTCTGCTGCTCAAGCATGCGATTTTGATGAGCCTGTTGTGGAAGCAATCAGGGCTGCATGTAACCTTGCGTGCCCCGTCCATCTTGAGTCGGTTTTGTTTGAAGCCTTGATGCAGGAAATTTCTTTGTTGCCAGTCAAGACTGTTGGTCACATTCCATGTTCAGTCCGCCCTGCTGTTGCTGAAGCCCTTGCCACAGAATTTAGGAATGCCACTCATCATGGTCTGTGGGGTTATGCACGCTTACACATGTTTGCTAAGGCTGTGTTGAGATGTCCACCAAGAGGAGGCAAGAAAAAGCGCGTTATAGTTAAGGCTATGTTACTCTCCCGGTTAGAACAGTGGACTTCTGGCAATCTTCTGGGTCTTTGGTCTGAGGCTAGACTTGATGCTGATTCCAGAAAGTCGATCTTTCCCAAGTCTTCTTCTGTTGAGCAAGCCAACCGAAAACGAGCATTAGCTTATGCCAGAGAGGGTCGTTACCGAGAAGCTATGCGTTCTCTTGGCTCTTTGGGTACTGTCAATCCCAACAACAAGAAGGCTCATGAAGAATTACGTCAGCGTCACCCTGCTCACGCTGTGCCAGGTCATACTGATGAGATTCCTTCTCCTCTGTCTGCCAGTTTGGATGCAGTTCTAGCTGCCCTTCAATCTTCTCCTCGTGGTTCCAGTCCTGGTGCTTCTCAATTAAATTCTCAACATTTGCTTGATGCTATTGGTACAACAACACCCTCAGCCAAGCATTGTCTGGAGAACTTGACATGCTTGATTAACTTTCTTCTTTCTGGTCGTGCAGACCCCAGAATAGCTCCCTGGTTGTGTGGAGCTCCTCTTACTGCTCTGCTGAAGAAGCAAGGTGGCATTCGCCCAATAGCAGTTGGTGAGGTTCTGCGTCGACTAATCAGTCGCTTATGCTGTTCTGCTGTGAAGGCAGACTTGCCAGACACTTTTTTGCCTTATGGTCAGGTTGGAGTTGGGGTCCCAGGAGGTGTAGACGCTGCCATACATGCTCTGTCTAGTTGTATAGCACGCTATGGGTCGGATCCTTCTCTTTGTTGCCTCAAAATTGATATGACAAATGCTTTCAATGAATGTTCTCGCGTTTCATTTTTGGGTCGTTTACACAAAGAGTTTCCAGCCCTTTTTGGATGGTCATCATGGTGTTATCACTGCGAAAGTATGCTATCCTTTGGCTCTTCATGGATTAAGTCATGCGCAGGAGTGCAgcaaggggatccccttggGCCACTTCTTTTCTCCTTAGTTGTTTTAGAGTTCTTGGATGAGTTGGGGCCATTACCTGATTTCAAGCTAAAGGTATGGTATTTGGATGACGGATTGTTCGTAGGTTCGCGTTCTTCAGTAGCTGGGCTGTTAGACCTCTTAATATCCAAAGGTCCCTCTTTTGGTCTGCATGtcaatttgaagaaatgtgaaatattCTGGCCTTCGGGTGATCAGGAATTCCCTGCTTTCGCACCTGAAATTCAGCGAAGTGTTAATATCTATGGTGGTATTGACTTTCTTGGCTGTCCAGTATACGGACCTGACTCCTAtgtttgtgagtttgtttCCCAACGTGTGGACAGGATTTTGAACTGGCAGGATCGTCTGTCAGCTTTGGAGGATCCCCAAGTGGAGCTTCATCTCCTGAGGAGTTGCTTGAGCCTCTGTAAGCTGAATCATATCATCAGAACTGTTCCTGGCTGCAGGATTGACGAAGTTTTGTTACGTTTTGACAGAGTGCTTCATCATAGCTTGGAGTCTTTGTCCTCTTCCTCTATCTCTGATTTGCCATGGAGACAGGCTACACTTCCTACTCGTTTAGGTGGTCTCGGTCTACGTGAGGCTCACAGATCTTCCTCTGCAGCCTTTGTCGGTAGTTGCAACTCCTCTCGGACTTTGTCTCTCCGCCTGCTCTTCACTCCTTCAATGCCATTTTCTCCACCTGATGGGTCAGATAGTATGTCTCCTACTTCCGTTTTCCCTGGCGAATTGGAATGTCGGCAGTGTTTGGCGGATCTTTTACCACCTAATAGTACGGCGCTATCTGTTAATTCCACGCAACATTCAATTCAACGAGCTTTAGATGACGCTTTGAAATCCAGCGTTAGGTCGTCTCTTTGTAGTTTGCGAGAACAAGCGCGTTTTAATGCTGTCACATTTCCTCATGtgggggcttggttgagggcaatccctAACCCAAATCTCAGCCTGGCCATGTCCCCGCGTGAATTCGTGACTGCTTTGCGTTTGCGCTTAGGAGTTCCAGTGTTTTCACCTCCCCCACGTTCAATTCGCTGTGTCTGTGGCCATATTTTAGATGTCTTTGGTGACCACGCACTTGGCTGTAGCAGCTCTCTGCGAATCAGACGACATGACGCCTTATGTGACACCGTCTATCACTGGTTGCTTGTGGATAATTCTGGGGTACGAAGAGAGCAGCGGTGTTCTTCTCAATCCATGGACAGACcaggtgatgtttttcatccCGACTTCTCCAACGGAaaggctgcttattttgaTATCTCAGTGCGAAATTCATTTTCTCCCTCACATGTCATCAATGCAGCTGTAAaggctggtgctgctgctcaaGCTGGGGAAATGGAGAAAGACGAACGCCACGACTCAAATGTTTCCTCGTATGGTTGCTTGTTCTATCCTTTGGTTGTTGAGTCATATGGAGTCTGGTCAGAACATAGTCTTGAACTGCTGAAGTCTATTGCCAAGAAGTCTACTCTGTCTACAGGTCACAGTTTCAGCCGAGCTATTACTAACcttcatgaacaactgtctgtgaaactgtggcaatacaactctcgcatgataactgaacatctagatgttttgtctgtagcaagtgtttgtagtggtgtttttcagtagtgttccgtccattgggcggttataattttaataaaatatatatatatatatatatatatatatatattttatttatatatatatttttttttttattttttatttttacatatgtatatatatattataactaaatGTCCCATAtgggacaaacaaaaaacatacatgAAAGACAAGTATTATTACTGGATATGTCAAACAAGTGCactactatatatatacatatatatatatatatatatacatatatatatatatatatatatatatatatatatatattgctaGTCCCCTATGGgacctataatataatatatatgtataatataaaaaaaaaaatatatatatatatatatatatatatatatatatatatatatatatatatatatatatatatatatatatatatatatatatatatggctctgctTTTACGCACGTTGTACTCAACTGCTTAGCGCACGCTACTATTATACGGGAGCGTGACTTCCAACCACTTCGTTGTTATTAATAATTCAACATGGCCACTGAGGATGATGTTCGTCTTCAGCAGTTAATGGATCGTGAGATACCTTCCTCACGTCAAGCTCTGAAAGACAGTCACAGGAACCTGGCCGAGCTCGCTAGTTATTGTGAGGCCAACTACGTGGATTGCACAGACAAGGCTACCGCACTAGAAGAAACCAAGAAATATGCCATACAGTCTCTAGCTAGCGTAGCTTATCAGATAAACATGTTGGCTACAAATGTCATGCAGATGTTGGAGATACAGACAGAGCAGTTAGGTCACATGGAGTCGAACCTGAATCATCTTGATCaggtttgtctttgtttgtggtgATATGTCGTTGGACGTTTCCATGTTTGGCTGTGTGATTGTAGAGTGTTGACAATTATAAAGAGAATGTTGCTCGGCGGAAGGTGGGCAGTCTGGCTATTTCCAAACACTTGACTAAGACGCCACACAAAGTTGCAGCACCTCTAGAGCCAGAAAAACCACAAAGGTAGCTAGGCCTACATCTGGTATTAACTTATCTACTGTCGTGATGTCATGTTTTACATGTCAACGGTTTTGTTGCACTATGGTGtcatttattgactaaagggGTCTAATATATAGCTATTGACCTTGTGAATGAGCCTCTTGATCCTATCATAATTTCATATAGTTTTGAAAAAGTGTGACACAGGAATGGTAGAATTCAGGGACAGAGGTATCATCCAGGAAGAACACAGTAGCTACTTAAAACTGAATGAAATTCTAAGTTGAGGAGAGTTCCACAGTAACGTTTCACATTACGGCAACCTTGCTAGTCCaaacaggggcgtagcgtgatcTCTAAAAGTGGGGGCTAGACCTCACGCTGCTACAGGATATGCCCGCTTACTggctttt
Encoded here:
- the LOC134178660 gene encoding uncharacterized protein LOC134178660; this translates as MPFSPPDGSDSMSPTSVFPGELECRQCLADLLPPNSTALSVNSTQHSIQRALDDALKSSVRSSLCSLREQARFNAVTFPHVGAWLRAIPNPNLSLAMSPREFVTALRLRLGVPVFSPPPRSIRCVCGHILDVFGDHALGCSSSLRIRRHDALCDTVYHWLLVDNSGVRREQRCSSQSMDRPGDVFHPDFSNGKAAYFDISVRNSFSPSHVINAAVKAGAAAQAGEMEKDERHDSNVSSYGCLFYPLVVESYGVWSEHSLELLKSIAKKSTLSTGHSFSRAITNLHEQLSVKLWQYNSRMITEHLDVLSVASVCSGVFQ
- the LOC134178581 gene encoding uncharacterized protein LOC134178581, coding for MSTTSDEDEAVAEDSVVDKDASRSQRGCGRSLNNGRSSCEPSDGCSCPLCYCSYSNSNSLWQHINLEHISRSHFPAVSFLSAHGRRLCSVCGFAYSAHWKICRRSQGSGRARCGGVMVDPSSSSWFSKMALEYEQEGVDAVLLDSAHPEDVPGVSNASISGPSAAQACDFDEPVVEAIRAACNLACPVHLESVLFEALMQEISLLPVKTVGHIPCSVRPAVAEALATEFRNATHHGLWGYARLHMFAKAVLRCPPRGGKKKRVIVKAMLLSRLEQWTSGNLLGLWSEARLDADSRKSIFPKSSSVEQANRKRALAYAREGRYREAMRSLGSLGTVNPNNKKAHEELRQRHPAHAVPGHTDEIPSPLSASLDAVLAALQSSPRGSSPGASQLNSQHLLDAIGTTTPSAKHCLENLTCLINFLLSGRADPRIAPWLCGAPLTALLKKQGGIRPIAVGEVLRRLISRLCCSAVKADLPDTFLPYGQVGVGVPGGVDAAIHALSSCIARYGSDPSLCCLKIDMTNAFNECSRVSFLGRLHKEFPALFGWSSWCYHCESMLSFGSSWIKSCAGVQQGDPLGPLLFSLVVLEFLDELGPLPDFKLKVWYLDDGLFVGSRSSVAGLLDLLISKGPSFGLHVNLKKCEIFWPSGDQEFPAFAPEIQRSVNIYGGIDFLGCPVYGPDSYVCEFVSQRVDRILNWQDRLSALEDPQVELHLLRSCLSLCKLNHIIRTVPGCRIDEVLLRFDRVLHHSLEWSRST